The Oscillospiraceae bacterium genome contains a region encoding:
- a CDS encoding hydrolase translates to MQINKKEWRRPATSGEGEIFSRLWAPEAPKAVLMIAHGMAEHSARYDAFATWLAQQGWAVCMNDHAGHGRSAIVKGHFADENGWECVLGDLHALLGEVSGMFPGLPLFLMGHSMGSFLARSYVARWGESLTAAIFCGTMGENPALGFARLLANLQIKLKGPKSPGRLIDKLSTGSYYKKIKNPVNKSAWLSTDEANCVAYEADPDCGFVFTAAGYRDLFAGLTEVNGPAWPSRVPKDLPIFVVAGDEDPVGNYGKGPTQVAEKLRAAGVRDVTLKLYPGKRHELLNETNKAEVYADLRDWLDAKLPG, encoded by the coding sequence ATGCAGATAAACAAAAAGGAATGGCGGCGGCCCGCCACAAGCGGCGAGGGCGAGATCTTCTCCCGTCTTTGGGCGCCCGAGGCCCCCAAGGCGGTGCTCATGATCGCCCACGGAATGGCCGAACACAGCGCCCGGTACGACGCCTTCGCCACCTGGCTGGCGCAGCAGGGCTGGGCCGTATGCATGAACGACCACGCAGGGCATGGCCGTTCGGCCATTGTAAAGGGGCATTTTGCAGACGAAAACGGCTGGGAATGCGTTCTGGGCGATCTGCACGCCCTGCTGGGCGAGGTGAGCGGCATGTTCCCGGGGCTGCCTCTGTTTTTGATGGGGCACAGCATGGGCTCGTTTTTGGCGCGCTCTTATGTGGCACGCTGGGGCGAAAGCCTCACGGCGGCCATTTTCTGCGGCACCATGGGTGAAAACCCTGCGCTGGGCTTTGCCCGGCTGCTGGCGAACCTGCAGATCAAACTCAAGGGCCCAAAAAGCCCGGGCAGGCTGATCGACAAGCTCTCCACCGGCAGCTATTATAAAAAGATCAAAAACCCGGTGAACAAATCCGCCTGGCTCTCCACCGACGAAGCCAACTGTGTGGCCTACGAGGCCGACCCGGACTGCGGCTTTGTTTTTACCGCCGCCGGTTACCGGGATTTGTTTGCCGGCCTTACCGAAGTAAACGGCCCCGCCTGGCCCAGCCGTGTGCCCAAGGACCTGCCCATCTTTGTGGTGGCGGGCGATGAAGACCCGGTGGGGAATTACGGCAAGGGCCCCACCCAGGTTGCGGAAAAGCTGCGCGCCGCCGGTGTGCGGGATGTGACCTTGAAACTGTATCCGGGCAAACGCCATGAGCTGCTGAACGAAACCAACAAGGCCGAGGTCTATGCCGATCTGCGGGACTGGCTGGATGCAAAGCTGCCTGGCTGA